The genomic region TACCCTAATGATTTACTATTTGCCTTTCATTCTTCCCCTTTATTTATCTTATCTCAAATATATGCAAAATTAGCAGATGTTTATAATATGACTAATAAAGTTGTAAAAGCAAATGAATATTATTTGAAATCAATTGAAAATTCCATCAAATCAGGTAACACCTTAACGCTTGCGGGAGCGTATTGCGAGTGGGCTTTGATGCTAAATAAAACCGGAGAATTGGATAAAGCCATAAGAAAATTGCATAATTCAAAATATCATTATAATGAGATACAAAACAAACAGGGCCTTGCAAATGTCAATTTGCAAATAGCCCAAATAAACTTTAAAATGGGAGAATTCCAAGAATCTAATAAATATTTTGAATACGCCTTACAATTATCAATAGAAACCGGAGATAAAGAATTTATAAAAAAAATAAAAGAGAAGTATTCATTTCTTTATTTTAAAATATCCTTTCCTTATCAATTTCATAAATATCTTATGGATAATTATCTGGAGTATTTTGAGGAAGATTCGATTTTACAAATAAATTCTTTCATAAAAAATTACATATTCTCATTAGAATGGTATGGAGATTCAAAAAAAACTTCCGAGATGTTGAAATCAATTAAAAAGCATAAAGTGGATTGCACTTTAGAAGAAGAATTTATTCTGCAAACTGAAGGTTTTATTGCAAAGACAGCTGGAAACTATCCTGAAGCTGAGAGATTATTTAAGAAAGCTCTTAGTATTGCAACTGAAAATAAAAATAACTATGCAGTTATGATTGAACATTTCAACATTGCCGAAACTTTGTATAAACTCGGGAAATTGAAACAAGCTCAGATACAATGCAAATTCGGTAGGGCAATTGCAGAGAAAAATAGTTTTAATCGCTGGATAAATTTTGCCGGATTCGTAGATGCGGAGATAGGATTAAAAAATAAGGATATTAATTTGCGAATTGTAATTAGAACGTTACGCAAATGCCTCCAAGTTTCTAAGGAAATGAAAGATTGGATGATTAGTCTCAAAGCTCTGGCTTTAATCATTTTTGCATACAGATCTTTTAAAAGTCCCAGAAAAGAAATGCAATATAGAAATGAGTTTGATAAACTTCTTGAACTTGCTTTACAAAATCTCAATGAGACGGATCAGGAACTTCTTAAAGAGCATTTCCTTGTTAAATATGTGGAAGGTGAAGAGAAAATTGACAAATTTATTGAACCGCGTGTGAATCCTTCTGCATATGTTATACAGCATAGGTTTTTCGATTTACTCCAGCATACGGATTTGAAGCAGATCAAATTCAATATCAAAAGGATGATTGCTAACTATTTGGGAGCACATAAATTTGAAATTTCTGTTTTTGATGAAAAAACACGGAAGAGAAGGATTTGGTTTGATGGTGGATTTGACAGTTTTAAGAAATATCATGAAGCTAAGATTGATCTTGCTAAGAAAAGTCAGCAGACTCAGTATTATAAATTCAATAACGTCCACTATTGCCACACCCCACTTTTTCTGAAGAATGAACTAATAGGAATTCTTTCATTATGTGATGATGCCGAGATGCATTTTAAATATGCAGAGAAAAAGCGTATTAAGATATCCAGTTTTTATCTCGCTGTAATCCTAAAAAAAATGGATGAATTTCAGCTGGTATTAAAGCAAAGAGAACAAGTTACAAACTTATTGAGTATCAGCCGAGATATTCTTCAGATAATGGATTTGGATATAATGAAAAACCGTATAACTGAAAATGCCATTCAGTTAACAGCTGCGGAAAAGGGATTTTTTCTTTCGGTGGACGAAAATGAAAATTTTATTTTTGATGTCGGTTTGTTGAAAAATGGGGATAAGATAGAGAAAAGACATTTCGAAATAAAAACGGATATTATCCGTGAAGTCTATCAACTGGTTCTTTCCAAATCGGACTCCACTTTCACACCTGATCAACTATATTTTTCCATTAGGGAAGGGGATAGGACCATTTCGATTTTTTGTGCACCTTTAAGCGTTAACAATAAATTGTTTGGTTTTGTATATCTCGAAGGTAGTTATGGAGATATCAGAAATATTGAGTTCAAATTATTGGAAATATTCGCACTGATGTCCGAAAATGCAATAAAAAACTGCATTGATTATGAAAAATTGCAAGATGCCAATGAAAAGTTGCTCGAGATTGATTATGAACGTGCTCAATTTATCAACATTTCGTCTCATGAATTTAATACTCCAGTACAAATTCTGAAAGGATACATAAAGATATTGAAAGATAAAAATTCATCGGAAAAATTAAAAGAAAATTCAATTCGCATAATGGAGAATAATATTAACAGATTATCATATAGTTTGAATAATGTCTTACAGATGAATGCCCTGGGAAAAACAGATTTTCTAATTAATCAAGAAGTTTTGGATGTAAAAGATTTGTTAGAAATTGTTTACGATGAGATGGGAGCAGGTGCAGAATCAAGAAAGCAAAAGCTGATTTTGGAATTGCCGGCTGATTTGCGACCGATAAAAGCAGAAAGAATTAGCCTTTTGAACGCAATTAAAAATTTAGTGCTGAATTCTATCAGATTTACAGAGGATTATGGGGAGATTACGATCGGCGCCCGAAGATCAAGATTCAAAAAAGAAGAAGTAAATAATATTAAAACTACAATTATTTATGTGAAAGATAATGGACTCGGTATTCCATCCTATGAACTTGATAATATTTTTAAAGAATTTTATGAAGTTGCTGATATTAAGGCACATCACTCCGGTATTATGGAGTTCAAATCCGCAGGACTCGGGCTGGGACTTCCGCTTACAAAATCCATTATTGAAATGTTTGGAGGAAAAATTTGGGTTAAAAGTATAAAGGGTGAAGGTTCTACTTTTTATATTGCTTTACCTGAAGTTGAAAGTAAGGAATAAAGTATCGGATTAGCGGTAAAAGAGAATATTTGGAATAAAACTATGTCTGAAAAATTTCATTTCCCCCAAAATCCTACAACATCTTCTTCCTTACAAACAAAAAAACAAAATAGCTGCATAAAATAGAAATTGCAAAAGAAACCAGAGTCCCACCGATCAGCCCGAAAGGGATAATGGCAAAACGCAATGTCGCTGCAAAAGCCACCACATTTGCCGGTGCACTGATCATCAATATTTTCATCACAGCCATCGAAAACGATTTGCCGTGGGCTAAGTAAGTTATTATCATTGTGGAAGTCATTACAGCCGGAAAACACGAAAACGCACCTCCGAGCAATGGCCCTCCAAATTTTGCAATAGTAACCGCCGAAGCAATGATCCCACCACTTATCAAACCTCGCATTATGAGCTGCAAAAAAGAGTATTTGATATTTCGTTTTTTTTGCGGAACGATGACCATCCTTTTTTCTGGAATATAATAGCAAATACTTACCAAAAAAATAAGGATAGGAAAACCGAGTAAAAAATTATCAAACTCTACCAAATACAATCCAAACACGAACATTAGCCAGCTGAACATAGCTCCGCTAACAGCAAGCAAAAAACTTTTTGGGAGGAGAAGTATATAAATCAGAACGAATACTGCATTCATCCCCATAATTATCGGAACTATCGCAGTTGCTTCACGGACAACGTAAACATTTTGAGTCCAGCCAATAAAGAAAAATGAGATCAATACCGTGGTGGGTAAACCGGCAAGAACTCCACCCACTTTTGTCCCGAATTTTTCAGCGACAATAGTGGAGGTGGTTATCCAGATACTTCCGGCAAGAAAACTCAAAATGAGTTTTGGAATGAATAAATTTATCACAAGTTATTATTTCATAAAGATTTATTTCATTTTTCAACACGAGCTGCTACCAACAATTTTGTCAGAGGATATCCGCCAGCTGCGGACAAACCTGTGTCAGTGATAAAAAACAAGGCTATATTATTTTTCCTATTTAGAGTCTATCCGTAAACTCGCATATCAAGTAAAATATATTCTTCATCCTTTTTACAACTCATCCCCTAACCCCTTCTCTTCAAAGAGAAGGGGAACTTTTGTCTCCCTCTCCTCGATAGGAGAGGGTCGGGGTGAGGTCGAAAAATCATACTTTACGGATGGACTCTAATTAGTGCCTGTCCGTAAATTCCGGATGGAAATTATTTATTATACAAAAACCGCTTAACTTTTTTTGTAGGAGTTTTTTCAAATTCTTCAGGGAAGATTTCCAATTTTGAAATTTTGGAATATGCCGGCAGCATTTTATTGATTTTTGATAAATTTTTTTTCATTATTGATTCGAGTTCATTTTCTTCAATTTTTTTGGCATCCATTTTTTCAAAGTCTGGATAAATCAGGGCTATGAGTTTGTTTTCTTTTTTTACTAACAGGGATTCTTGCACACAATCAAGATTGTTCAGTTTAGATTCAATCTCTTCGGGAAAAATGTTTTGTCCAGAAGGACCGAGGATCATGCTTTTGCTTCTTCCCTTTATGTAAATATAATTGTCAGCATCAATTAAACCAAGATCACCCGTATGCAACCAGCCGTCTTCAAAGCATTCTGAAGTAATTTTTTCTTCTTTATAATATCCTTGCATCAAATTTTCGCCTTTCACCATTATTTCTCCTACGATATTTGCAGAATCTTCCGAATCTATCTTTGCCTGCATAGTGAAAACCGTTTCTCCTACGGATTTTGATTTGTGGTTTTCCCAGTTAGCGTAACTGATAAGCGGGGCGCATTCTGTCATTCCGTAACCGATGGTGAAAGGAAATTTGATTTTCTTAAAAAATGTCTCTACTTCATCATTTAGAGGAGCACCGCCAATAACGATTTCACGAAAATTTCCTCCAAAAACAGTTACGAGTTTTTTGCGTATTTTTGTGTAAATGGCATTTTTTATTCCGGGCAAACCGAGTAAAACCTTCATCAAGGCTTTGCTTATTGTGGGCTTTATCTGTTTGTTATATATTTTTTCGATGATCAGGGGAACGGAAAGGATCAGGCGAGGTTTCACTTCACCAAAGGCTTTCAAAATTATTCTCGGAGATGGAATTTTATTAAGGAAAGTTATATGACAACCGGAGCAAAAGGGAAAGAGGAATTCAAACGTACAACCAAAAGTATGTGCAATTGGTAAAAATGAAAGAATCGTATCACCTGGTTCCAACTTCATTTTTTCTTGAGCATAAACAACATTTGCTGCAAAATTATTATTTGTCAGCATAACTCCTTTGGAAAATCCGGTTGTGCCGGAAGTATAAATGATTCCGTGTAAATCATTGTTGGAAATTTTTGAAAAAGTGATTTTATTTTCATTTTTTTCTGCGTTTTGCTGCCTAAATTCATCCATATCGGATTTGAATTTATCTTTCAGATTTTTTTTGGGTGAATAGAGGAGAGATAAATTTTCCAGAGAGAAGATTGCGATAATTTCCTTAAGATTTTCACAATTCAGGTTTTCGTAAATATCTTCCAAAGCAAACAGAAGGACAGAATCAGAATGATTTACGATGTGATGGACATCAGAAGCGTGAAAGTCCGGCAGAATGGGAACTATGACAGCTCCGTAACTAACTGTGGCAAGATAAACGATTGCCCAATTGACTGAATTTTTCCCGAGAAGGGCAATTTTGTCTCCCTTTTTTACACTCAATTTTCTAAATATGTAGTGCATTTTCAAAATTTCACGGGAGATATCACCATAGGTTAGAGCCTCTCCTTTATAATCGGAAAAAGCAGGTAAATCCCAATTGCTGTTAATGCTCGATTCAAGCATCTTTACAAAGTTTTCTTTCATCATAATTTCACCTCTTTAGTTACTTGCGGTTATTCCAGCGGTTAATAATTATTTCGTTTTGAAATATAAGTCCGATAAATATTTTTGTTAAAATTTGTCAAACATTACAAATTTTAATATGCTGAAATTATGTCAAAAATGGGAAGAAGGGCAAGTTACCTTTCTCTCATTCTCTTTTTTCTTGACGAAATCAGCTCCTATTCAAGTAAAAGTAATATATGAAAGACATTCAAAATCAAAAAGATACTCGAAATATTTTCATCAACAAAGTTGGTGTTAAAGATTTGAAATATCCTGTTGTGCTCGAAGATCGGGAAAATGGCAAACAGCACACCGTTGCAAATGTGAACATGTTTGTGGAACTTCCTCGGCATTATCGTGGTACCCATATGAGCCGATTTGTAGAGATTTTGAATAACTATCATCGAGAAACTATCATTGATAATTTGGAAAATTTGCTTCTGGAAATGAAGAGAAAATTAGATGCAAAAGTCGCCTATATAGAATTTGAATTTCCCTATTTTATCACGAAAAAAGCACCAGTGAGCAAGAAAATTTCCCAGATGAGTTATCAATGCAAATTTGATGGATCTTACGGCGATGAATTTATTATGGAGATGGTCGTAAAAGTTCCTGTTCAGACTCTTTGCCCTTGTTCAAAAGAGATTAGTGATTTTGGTGCTCACAACCAAAGATCGTATGTAACGATTAGCGCCGTTTATAGCGAATTTATCTGGTTGGAAGAATTGATAGAAGTGGCAGAAAGATCCGGAAGTGCTGAATTATATTCATTGTTAAAACGAGAAGATGAAAAATACGTTACTGAAAAAGCATATCAAAATCCAAAATTTGTGGAAGATGTTGTCAGAAATATTTCCAGTGAATTGAAAGGCAATCCCAGAATAATTTCCTATAAAGTAGAAGCGGATAGCATGGAATCCATTCATAATCATAACGCTTATGCAATGGTAAAGTCCGATTAGAAATAATAAAGCGGAACACGTGTCCTCTCGTGTTGATTAAAAAAATGCAAAAGGAGAAAAATGTCTGAATTTAGAGATGAAATCGTAGAATTTTGTAACGATTTTTTAAAAGTTGATGATTTCAAAGATTATTGCAGAAATGGTCTGCAAGTTGAAGGAAAAACCAAAATAAAGAAAATTGTGATTGGAGTGAGCCTTTCGGAAAAGTTTATAAAATCTGCAATCTCCCAAAATGCTGATATGCTTATGGTTCATCACGGATTATTCTCCAATCAGTTTGGGAAACCGCCGAGGATAACAGGGATTTTGCGTAACCGTCTTAAATTGCTGATTGAGAATGATATTAATCTTTGCGGATATCATCTCCCGCTGGATGCAAATCCGAAAATCGGGAATAATATCAGCCTCTTAGAGATTTTAGGTTTAAAAAAAATCAAAGCGATTAGCACCGTAAGTTATGGTGAAATTGGATTCATCGGTAAAACAAAAGAACCGATTTCCTTTGAAGACTTTGTGGAAAAAGTAAATAATGAATTGCAAACCGATAGCTATTTTATTAAAGCAGGTTCTGATTTTGTGGAAAAAGTCGGCATCATTTCCGGGGGTGCTTCAAATAATTATGCAGATGCGATCACATCCGGAGCTGATACTTATCTTTGCGGAGAGATTCAAGAAAACGTCGTGAGAGAAGTAGAAGAAGCCGGAATTAATTTCATCAATGCCGGACATTACAACTCTGAAAAACTCGGAATAAAAAATCTGGGCAAATTAGTAGAAAAGAAATTTGACGTGTCCGTGGATTATATTGATATTCCTAATGTTGTGTAATTGTTTAATGAGCAACAAACAAAAGCGAACAAAAACACAGAAAATGTTATTTATTATTTTTTTCTGTGTTTTTTGTGTTAAATTAATTTAAGAAATTAGAAAGGGAAAAATTATGATTAAATATTTATTCTTTTTTGTTTATGCAGCAATTTTGCTGGGAATTGGTGTTTATGGAATGAAAAGGGCGAAAACTTTTGGAGACTTTTTTCTCGGTTCTCGTTCTATTGGTCCCTGGCTTTCGGCTTTTACGTATGGAACGGCATATTTCAGTGCGGTTTTATTGATTGGGTTTGCCGGAAAACTTGGCTGGGGATTTGGATTTTCATCATTATGGGTTGCCTTAGGGAACACTGTTGTCGGCACCCTTTTTGTCTGGCTAATAGTTGGTAAACGAATCCGCGCCGCTTCTCTTGAATTGGATGTTTACACAATGCCGGAATATTTGCACAAGCGTTATGATTCAAATTTTCTCAAAATATTTGGTGCTGTTGCTATTTTTATATTTTTGGTGCCGTATGCCGCCTCTGTTTTTTTGGGATTGAGTTATCTCTTTGAAATTGCATTTAAAATTAATTTCAACCTAATTCTTCTTGTTATGGCAGTTTTTACAGGACTTTATATGATTCTCGGTGGTTTTCGTTCAATTGCAATCGTAGATTTTATTCAGGGAATCGTGATGATCTTTGGCGTGGGAATGCTGGTTTATTTTGGTATTACGAAGGCAGGTGGATTTTCCGAAATAGTATCAAAATTGGATACTATTAATCCCAAACTTACCGGTTTGATTGGACCTCCCGGATTTTTTCCATTATTTTTCATTGTGATAATTACCAGCGTGGCTCCCTTTGCTATGCCGCAACTAATCCAGAAATTTTATTCCATCAAGGACGATCGTTCAATAAAAATCGGAGCAATAGTTTCTACGGTTTTTGCAGTAATTATTACCGGAGCAGCCTATTTTACCGGTTCACTTACACGCGTATTTATTAATGCAACAAAATATCCCGAAATTTTTACAAATGGCAGGCCGATGGTGGATAAACTTATTCCCATATTCATTCGTGATGTGATTCCCTCTGGCATTTCTTTTGTTATTCTATTGCTTGTTTTATCTGCTTCAATGTCCACACTTGCCTCTCTTATTTTTGTATCTGCTTCTGCAATCGTAAAAGATCTTTATCATGGATATAGCAAAAAAAATGTTTCGGATCGTAATTTGAATGTTCTAATGCGGTTTTTTTGCGGAGTATTTATAATTATTTCTGTGATATTTGCAGTTCTAAAACCAGCAATTATTCTCACACTTCTTCTCATTTCGTGGGGAGCAATTGCTGCTACATTTCTTGCCCCGTTCCTCTATGGACTTTATTGGAAAAGGGCAAATAAGTATGCTGCAAATATTAGTGCAGTTCTCGGTGTTGCAATTACAATGGTGCTTTTCCTGATTCTTCCGGCAAATAAAATTCCCCTTATCGCAACCTTAGGGATGGGAATCCCGTTAGTGGTTTTCCCGATAATTGTCTGGCTATCTCCGAAAATATGAAACGTCGTAAACGGCGTGGTGAAGCTCGTGCCTTTATTTTCCTATTTGCAGGATGTGTATTCATTGATCCTGCCTGTTTTCTGTTGGAGAAAAAAATAGTCTATCCGTCCACCGCAGTTATATCGCCCAAAACAAAATGGAAAAAATCCTTCGAAAAATGTTATGAAAACGAGGAATGAGAATGGCCCGGTCCTTTCACGGGTGTGAAAGAAAAATAAAAAGTAAAAGTATCCCAACTCTTCACGAATAAGAATGAACAATGAAAACAATAAAATAGCCCAGTCCTTCGAAAAATGTTATGAAGACGAGGAGTGAGAATAGCCCAGTCCTTTCATCGCTGTGAAAGAAAAATTAAAATTAAAAGTAGCCCAACTATTCACGAATAAGAATGAACAATGAAAACAATAAAATAGCCCAGTCCTTTAGGACTGGGAAATGAGAAAAAAGAAATAATCCACGCCGTTCACGGCGTTATACCAAAAAAAAAGACGGCAGTCAAATCATTGAGTGCCGTCTTTTTTATATTCAGATGAAGATTTATCTCATAAGGATCATTTTTTTAACGTCAGATTTGTAAGTATTGCTTTCGATTCTATAGAAATATATACCACTGGAAAGAGCATTTCCTGATTTGTCAGTAGCGTTCCAATCTACAGAATTTTGACTTCCAGCCTGAAGGTTATTGATCTGTGAAACTTGCTGTCCGAGGATGTTATATATTTTTAGAGTTGCATTATGGACATCAGCATTTTTCAAACTATAAGAAATTTTTGTACTATTTTGAACCGGATTTGGGAAGTTTTGAGCAATGCTATTTGTGAAATGAGCGGGAGGTTCATCACCGATAGCATATCCTCCGGAAATTAGCGAAAAACCGGTTCGTTCCAAATCAAAACGATACATTGAGTAAAGAATATTTTCTGTTCCAGCTGTTGTTTTATAGTCAACAATGTCCACATTGTAAGCAGAACCAAAAGCAATATCAAGATCACCATCTCCGTCAGCATCAATAATTGCAGGTGGAGACGCAATCTGATAACCAATATCTATTGGGAATTCCATAACAGGTTCACCATCAACACCAAAGCCGTATAAATAATTGTCTTTACTACCAAAGACGAAATCTTGTATTCCGTTGTTGTTTACATCAGCCACGATCGGAGTTGAATAAATTGCATCTCCAGTATCATTAGGCCAACCATCATGATCGTTTCCATAATAATCAATAAGATGCGCGGTTCCGTCTTGAGAGCCGATCATAAACCAAAGGTCTTGCACGGTTGATCCGCCGCTGAGATTGATGGCGAGAGGAGAACTGGTAAAGTTACCGGAAGTTTCTGCAAAATTCAGCAAATTTCCATTAGAGTTAATAAAAGCCAATCGTCCACCTGTATCGCCAACAAGAATGTAAGTTTCATCGCTAAATTCAATAATTGTTGGAGCACCTTGAACGGAACTGCTCAAGTTAATAGTCCATTCGACTTCAGCGTCTTTATTTATACAAGAGACATCGCCGGTAAGTGTGGCAGCAATAATTTCTTTATTTCCGTTACCATTAATATCTGCAACCGCCACTCCGGAATTCATATAAATAGTTCCGGAAATTGCAATTGGAAAGTTTGGAAAATCGTTTCCGGCTGAATCAATTACATACAATTGTCCGTTTGCCGATTGGAAAATAATTTCCTTGCTTCCATTCCCATCAATGTCTGCTACAGTGGGAGTTACCATGACATACATAGATGCTTGATATGTAAAAAGTTCATCTCCATTTGGTTCTAAGACAACAAGTTCATTACTATTCGATCCACAGATAATATTTTTTTCTCCATTGCCGTCAATATCTGAGATGGCAACCGAGCCTTTAATATTATTCTGGGTATCATATGGGAAACCTGTGTATTCGTTTCCTTCGATATCGAATCTGTGAATTTTGCCACTATTATCACCGAATACTACATCATAAGTTCCACTTCCGTCAAAGTCCACAAAAGCAGGGCTACCATTTACGCCACCAACAACGGTAACCGGCCAACCTACAAGGTCCATTGTAACATCAAGGGGAACAATTAGATCGGCAGAATATCCATCATTTGATTCTACATGCAAAGTTAAATCAATTGTGCATGCACCGGCACCTTGAACAACTTCAAGTTTGAATGGATCTGTGATATTTGTTTGGGCGGATCCGGCCGGAATGTCACTGTATGTTCCGATTGAATCTAAAATAATTACTCGGGGATCATTACATCTGAGACGGGCAACAATATCTGTGGCAGTAGAAAAACTGATTTTATTTTGGATAGAAATGCGAACATCAGCGGTTTCACCCGGATTGATACGTCCGTCATAATCACCGATAGTTTCGGAAGCGAAAATTTCTTTATAAGAAAGATAGGGGAGGAAACCACCGTTAATATGAATAATTCCAGCAGAGACACTTGTGAAACCCATAGGAATAATTCCGTCTGGCAAGTCATACCAACCGTCTGAACTACCACCCCAACCAAAATTGAGATGATATGTGTCAGCGGCGCTATTATAGCCATCAAGAACAATAGCATGGCCGGGATTCCCGTTAAGGCTTAAGTGAATGGGAAGTCCATCCATCATATCATCTTGGACATTGCTATAAAAATATGTGGAGCCACCGGATTGATAAAGAGCACTGTCATAATCAAATTTATACAAAAAAGCATTATCCACGTCAGATGAGTATGCGCCGGAGCCATCAGTAGAATAACACATTTCTACGGACACTCCTGCTGCAAAACCCAAAGCAGCAATAGATTGATCTGAAATGGGTTCATTTGTCATATATTCTTCACGCAGAAGGTCGAGATAAAGGTTTAGGTTAGGAAAATTTGGAAAATCCAAACTCTGGTAATCATTGTCAACATTACACCATTGGTTTCCTGTATAGGGTTGATAATTGTAATCATCACTATTATAGAATTCTGCATCACCTATAAATCTGTGATAATTAATTATTTGTATCATCGCGGTTGCAACACAACCCACATAAGATCTGCCACCTGTGTTTGGATCAAGAGGGCAATAAGCGTTATATGGAGCAGGATTTTGATTCCATTGAGTTTCTACCCAGCCGCCGGTTGTAGTAGTTCCTTCCGGGGGATAGATAGCGCGGTCTCTTGTGTTAAATTGAGCGGAATTTTTGGTTAAATAATCATTCCAAAGTTGATTGTTATCTGAAATTAGCTGTGAAGGAAATTGTTCAATGCCTTGAATATGCAAACTTAGTTCTTTTCTTAACCATTGAAAAGCAATATTTGAAGGGACATCTTCAGTAGAGAAATTATTCCTATATGAAATTCCGGCAATCGGGGTCAGATCTGTGTCTGTGCTTACGAGCACAAATCCTTGAGGGGTAAGGTGGAAAATAAAGCCAACTCGATTGTTCTCAATATTTAACAATTCTTCACAATTGTTGATAGAAAAATCAGTTTTGCCATCCAAACTTATTTTGAATTCAGCAACTTCTGTGGCAGCATTTTGGGTGATCGGACTTGCCAAAAGTCCGATATTCGCAAAAAGAAAAGCCACAATTAAGATTGGTATAATTCTTTTCATAATGTACTCCTTTGTACTTTTGTTTATTTTTTATTTAGTGATTTCAAAAACACATATTGCATAAAGCTTGTCAATTTTTATGATTTCAATTCTTATTTTCTGCAAATTTATTATGTGTTTTTCGCACGAGTCCTTTTTTAATAGTGTTTTATTTAATCGGGTTCCTGATTTCTTACTACCAATTTGTAATAATTTGTTGTTTGTGATTTTTGTATGTTTTTCGTTGGCATATCTGTTAGTTCAAACTCAATAATAAATCCATAAATTGCCACTCTTATTCTATCGCCGATTTGAACTAATTTTGAAGGTTTTGCAGTTGCTCCATTGATTTGAACGAGATTGTTATCGCACGCCTTTTTGGCAATTGAACGATGTTTAACAATGCAAAGCACGTCTAATAATTTATCTATTCTCATAATTATTCCTAATTAGTTTCCATCCGTAAACTACTATTTTATCAGTGGTTCCACCAGCTGGTGGATGATTCGACGCAGAAAAACACTGATTATGCTGATGAACGCTGATATTACACT from Candidatus Cloacimonadota bacterium harbors:
- a CDS encoding protein kinase — encoded protein: MSIKALHYKVIEKIQEGQISTVYKVKDVATDELLALKIFTHVEIEDIKISLNPDVMFEITRISHPNLISVYDYGIYNDQFYLLSEFGYSQSLCNFELTQHTQKDFLDIAVQICYALDYLHKNHLLHKDLKLENALYRWDDYNNVVVKVCDFGFNKIISTEETYTEVEKTNLPYCAPEVLQKAEYSKKSDFYSLGILLYRLAVGNFPFTQEEIKKISRGEIANIIPQFPQTEQIGLDKAMQELISNLIFFNKEARPDSSREIIEFINRNYQTNYSVIQDGYLLKQIESRYFKIRTSDIEHFQKFVEINLEEKKGSLILFSGDTGVGKRQTMQYLKWFLLSSNSYVIYYNCNEIHRDPFFMLTKEIFLTKEQQGKNIFLQDSSDRLKKFLFDSESAALEVEEDEKSLKKDFRLVKEYLYNYSKEKPIFFFISNILKISQETVDFIKYLSEDISEHNMLIAFSSPEEDMFQDINNLTKIPIKFLTNTETNIFIKELLDADVSQELGDELFYYSNGNQLIIKQILIQLLRKGVIKQVNSQWRLKNDVQEIEIPDFVKSIIKSKIEKIAAEDIQNLSRLAILQTPISKELIKYILKFKSKKQVFFFIERCKQNNILVLHEKYFKEGYYKFIYPWVKEKLAENVSANEKKKISEDVVNYFYDKRLDDPAIMNSIIEHCLIAGNDKALVDYKLIIINHHIERRDFISAWQLSHDMMPLISELRDSLTKEKLVNYLTIYLHLSGIIEKYKPKEFKGFYDLIQKDFNLLILDAEQFYNMDYIEAHSILKKAEKIADPSEFTQIQLAYLKLYQKFDKVDDAKKIFNSIDISTFNNIEKAEYTYHKGSIQYLSSDFKASIESLFQAIEEAKRERENVKSSSSHFTSKIYPNDLLFAFHSSPLFILSQIYAKLADVYNMTNKVVKANEYYLKSIENSIKSGNTLTLAGAYCEWALMLNKTGELDKAIRKLHNSKYHYNEIQNKQGLANVNLQIAQINFKMGEFQESNKYFEYALQLSIETGDKEFIKKIKEKYSFLYFKISFPYQFHKYLMDNYLEYFEEDSILQINSFIKNYIFSLEWYGDSKKTSEMLKSIKKHKVDCTLEEEFILQTEGFIAKTAGNYPEAERLFKKALSIATENKNNYAVMIEHFNIAETLYKLGKLKQAQIQCKFGRAIAEKNSFNRWINFAGFVDAEIGLKNKDINLRIVIRTLRKCLQVSKEMKDWMISLKALALIIFAYRSFKSPRKEMQYRNEFDKLLELALQNLNETDQELLKEHFLVKYVEGEEKIDKFIEPRVNPSAYVIQHRFFDLLQHTDLKQIKFNIKRMIANYLGAHKFEISVFDEKTRKRRIWFDGGFDSFKKYHEAKIDLAKKSQQTQYYKFNNVHYCHTPLFLKNELIGILSLCDDAEMHFKYAEKKRIKISSFYLAVILKKMDEFQLVLKQREQVTNLLSISRDILQIMDLDIMKNRITENAIQLTAAEKGFFLSVDENENFIFDVGLLKNGDKIEKRHFEIKTDIIREVYQLVLSKSDSTFTPDQLYFSIREGDRTISIFCAPLSVNNKLFGFVYLEGSYGDIRNIEFKLLEIFALMSENAIKNCIDYEKLQDANEKLLEIDYERAQFINISSHEFNTPVQILKGYIKILKDKNSSEKLKENSIRIMENNINRLSYSLNNVLQMNALGKTDFLINQEVLDVKDLLEIVYDEMGAGAESRKQKLILELPADLRPIKAERISLLNAIKNLVLNSIRFTEDYGEITIGARRSRFKKEEVNNIKTTIIYVKDNGLGIPSYELDNIFKEFYEVADIKAHHSGIMEFKSAGLGLGLPLTKSIIEMFGGKIWVKSIKGEGSTFYIALPEVESKE
- a CDS encoding AMP-binding protein; this translates as MMKENFVKMLESSINSNWDLPAFSDYKGEALTYGDISREILKMHYIFRKLSVKKGDKIALLGKNSVNWAIVYLATVSYGAVIVPILPDFHASDVHHIVNHSDSVLLFALEDIYENLNCENLKEIIAIFSLENLSLLYSPKKNLKDKFKSDMDEFRQQNAEKNENKITFSKISNNDLHGIIYTSGTTGFSKGVMLTNNNFAANVVYAQEKMKLEPGDTILSFLPIAHTFGCTFEFLFPFCSGCHITFLNKIPSPRIILKAFGEVKPRLILSVPLIIEKIYNKQIKPTISKALMKVLLGLPGIKNAIYTKIRKKLVTVFGGNFREIVIGGAPLNDEVETFFKKIKFPFTIGYGMTECAPLISYANWENHKSKSVGETVFTMQAKIDSEDSANIVGEIMVKGENLMQGYYKEEKITSECFEDGWLHTGDLGLIDADNYIYIKGRSKSMILGPSGQNIFPEEIESKLNNLDCVQESLLVKKENKLIALIYPDFEKMDAKKIEENELESIMKKNLSKINKMLPAYSKISKLEIFPEEFEKTPTKKVKRFLYNK
- a CDS encoding DUF3147 family protein yields the protein MINLFIPKLILSFLAGSIWITTSTIVAEKFGTKVGGVLAGLPTTVLISFFFIGWTQNVYVVREATAIVPIIMGMNAVFVLIYILLLPKSFLLAVSGAMFSWLMFVFGLYLVEFDNFLLGFPILIFLVSICYYIPEKRMVIVPQKKRNIKYSFLQLIMRGLISGGIIASAVTIAKFGGPLLGGAFSCFPAVMTSTMIITYLAHGKSFSMAVMKILMISAPANVVAFAATLRFAIIPFGLIGGTLVSFAISILCSYFVFLFVRKKML